The following are encoded in a window of Rubellicoccus peritrichatus genomic DNA:
- a CDS encoding right-handed parallel beta-helix repeat-containing protein, with protein sequence MNHSSLSFYLTRAILAAVLMIPVFGRAQADWNIDFVSPALAEHGETVTLTGTGFDTGATYTVMVGTLPATVTNLTTTTIEFTAPVGFTAAPIIVSDGERTITAPDPLTPLRGIAGTINLPPGVNEDAYDIMAGLEIVKADSDGNFAFTMLPANKVLITIAYNPQSEDDPAFFGIIPPNQNNFELNAESTAATLAILNPGLMTSDPAGIDQRVQAIKNQSQFPQIVDLIEAISAPGVDYMLDGRLQTHLESVINGAVTDLQAPVAPLVSSGLRISNSTVDAGNDNVSFTGGEIIRKNQTFDRSTPVDRLSLRPVTNTKKREVEIEVKADIKGFQPVDWYVEVYRIDPGLYQNLTEARTLPGDFEPRLLNNQKPIFSSYVRADLITARLDIIEVIATWLTEKATKLASPSTTFTLSLDDPGLYVVQAYSGNIFYGIKNFLPNPSSTDQADLLVKYDVNGLWKWAGASNALAITIDYVSALTSAKDLLKTKSGSLLDQKKLIDDFSTIYETILVNFGKTIALASSETEAGPSSRKRTEEVFLQVLQSKLQVIFNLILNGIDDQIKCIASPAGFKQSAGIGFKKFLKAVDVVGKVSSFAQATQRLDGLLGGNTRALERSLVVIDNPFRPFVTSVSPGRGRSGTVISILGDNFTDDDGTSRILSVSFCAFPNGDTSQEPDRELAATILSVESGIIRAQVPDTWELEFGDERGASICVETFDGDEFNSGRLRGQFGFNYIPDIEVVRIGFNQDNSVQANQGSLEIFTNTLFDSEVRDIEVHVFDASNNDLTPNGAEIISVNTSSITIKFDSIAPNLDPDDPPVTMSATVQAKVRIHDPEQVSFTEEVRPLNPVPFSFTVNPVPEPMLGGGLIMQVSSLSNVIAEDGELTLIEALIIASEGIAGLPGRTVLEGPAICETPSALISCPQVARDYDHILNPSALTLENNPTDETTPTQWSGGGLLGRDRIVLNENLRDLIDGGTNLVWTPDRALPPLTSGDEILLSDLIIDGTNAGSSPALRFDGVQGVKVQEVTFRNFSGDGAVFSSTNVDEPSTDNLLFRVNFNSMGGRGVAFEGHANANTLRAVRVNGTVGDALLFDGPGASNNIVEPNISFDFSKFNQFSGSTSGYGVHVKGGATSNNIRFNEASNNSLGGIRIDGAAHNTILGADEGAFAFSSSDNIVSNNSGHGIHIAGDSAEILMRYCDIYNNAGDGIRIDGADSVGHKIIGVRTGVGIDEFFEEFRSPNTGNGLYIGGGASFIFIGSSEKERFPPGFLGTGGNDDRNYFYANEKNGIHIEGPDSHGCFIQTTYVGGSTFGIDRTNGENNLLINNGSRENEIGDIASMWVTISESTQSIIQLQRTLACSFRGASDGAGILLDNAHDNIIVGCDFAANKVGIHLRNGSSGNEIGMPGDINDLNFEEIVLGNVFSPEESTILYRPFNFIYSNTEASIWVEGSGATIEEDGTVTNPNIFEGNMIGIRDERQGSGNVVNGLKITGASYGNIFGGDDPLSANRFSGANEAGVLIDGVSYPTPEHRNRFLNNTFIFNGLFRRGDYDARTFTPPGIGLLLRNCDKIIFGEDLNTPNHFKSNNFGVYLENTTNSIIQGNIIEDSRNVGHVIRGGSNNRVGGSQDEPSNFFINNGDTDFTRDGALMLASTSGNQVVGNLFGEIEEKERTPTDRRLGNKGSSIYLFNSANNIIGDPYQNGGNTIVQNEGPGIHLDGSGSINNRIINNRIGALNEHEMSADEDYLANDGIGIILENGASNNTIGGRAAVDIKGSMVELPMRNTIARSGGAGVQVNGASTTGNTITNNSITGNTGLGIQLLNGGNGNQGVPTTCVYDGETLSSTTPDLVNAPPGSIIQVFSDSASGSAEGFSFIGETTVRDDGTWEVSGLSYLGFAGLSVTVTNPTTGSTSGFGEVAINPQYNISRSDNGTPGASTFASDRTTQTVLSLDVGAQNTRVTFSRMTFTASGNIDESAIVNSVEVYWDADDNGILSSGDVLLGGPTTFASNDGTVAVDLNNPTLNPGETQTWLVVYKMADTITNGDDLILELAASTNVVATLPASGVAASPTTGSTFPITSDTLTAGPSAYAIWVAANFPGQESNLAISGQNADPDLDNRLNLLEYVQDTDPNSSDFADSGQLLLVGNELFYEFTRKEGRSDYDIRPKVMFTLGGFGFGHDLFGDPTVTSNGDGTETLRYKAQLDFANYDSIFTELNLAR encoded by the coding sequence ATGAATCACTCTTCACTCTCCTTCTACCTGACACGAGCGATACTCGCTGCCGTGTTGATGATCCCCGTTTTTGGGCGTGCTCAAGCGGATTGGAACATCGATTTCGTCAGCCCTGCACTGGCTGAACACGGCGAAACCGTAACGCTAACCGGCACCGGCTTTGATACTGGAGCCACCTACACGGTGATGGTTGGCACGTTACCGGCAACCGTCACCAATCTAACGACCACAACGATCGAATTCACCGCACCAGTCGGCTTTACCGCAGCGCCGATTATCGTCAGCGATGGAGAGCGAACGATCACCGCACCCGACCCACTTACACCACTGCGTGGTATTGCAGGCACGATAAACCTGCCACCTGGTGTCAATGAAGACGCTTATGATATCATGGCCGGACTGGAAATTGTCAAAGCCGACAGCGATGGCAATTTCGCATTTACAATGCTTCCAGCCAACAAAGTGCTCATTACCATAGCCTACAATCCTCAGTCTGAGGATGACCCGGCTTTTTTTGGAATCATCCCCCCAAACCAAAACAACTTCGAGCTGAACGCAGAATCAACAGCCGCGACCCTGGCCATACTTAATCCTGGATTGATGACAAGCGATCCCGCCGGTATCGACCAACGCGTTCAGGCAATCAAAAACCAGAGTCAGTTTCCTCAAATTGTTGATTTGATCGAAGCAATCAGTGCTCCTGGCGTTGATTATATGCTGGATGGAAGACTGCAAACTCATCTGGAGTCAGTTATCAATGGAGCTGTTACCGATTTGCAAGCCCCAGTCGCACCACTTGTATCTTCTGGCCTCAGGATTTCGAACTCCACCGTCGATGCGGGCAATGACAATGTAAGTTTTACAGGAGGAGAAATTATTCGAAAAAACCAAACCTTTGATCGATCCACTCCTGTTGACAGACTATCCTTGAGACCAGTCACGAACACCAAGAAGCGCGAAGTGGAGATTGAGGTGAAGGCTGACATAAAAGGGTTTCAACCCGTTGACTGGTATGTCGAAGTCTATCGAATCGACCCCGGGCTCTATCAAAACTTGACCGAAGCCCGCACCCTTCCGGGCGATTTTGAACCACGATTGCTTAACAATCAAAAGCCCATTTTTTCCAGCTACGTTCGAGCTGACCTCATCACCGCAAGACTCGATATCATTGAAGTGATTGCCACCTGGCTCACGGAAAAAGCAACGAAGCTGGCCTCCCCCTCAACGACCTTTACATTATCGCTGGACGATCCTGGCTTATATGTGGTCCAAGCCTACAGTGGAAATATCTTTTATGGTATCAAAAACTTTCTGCCCAACCCAAGCTCCACAGATCAGGCGGATCTCCTCGTCAAATATGATGTAAATGGTCTCTGGAAATGGGCAGGAGCGAGTAATGCACTTGCGATTACAATCGATTACGTATCCGCACTGACCTCTGCGAAGGACTTATTAAAGACCAAATCAGGTAGCTTACTTGATCAAAAGAAGCTGATTGATGACTTCTCAACAATCTACGAAACCATCCTCGTCAATTTCGGAAAAACAATCGCCCTGGCCTCATCAGAAACAGAGGCAGGACCATCCAGCAGAAAGCGAACCGAGGAAGTCTTTTTGCAAGTCTTACAATCCAAGCTGCAAGTCATCTTCAATTTAATTCTCAATGGCATTGACGATCAGATTAAGTGCATTGCCAGTCCGGCAGGTTTCAAGCAATCAGCTGGGATCGGATTCAAGAAGTTTCTCAAAGCTGTTGATGTCGTAGGAAAAGTTTCATCATTTGCCCAAGCCACTCAACGCCTGGATGGACTGCTCGGAGGTAATACCCGCGCCCTTGAACGTTCTCTTGTCGTGATCGACAATCCATTCCGCCCATTTGTTACCTCAGTCTCACCAGGTCGAGGACGCAGCGGCACCGTGATCAGTATTCTCGGTGACAACTTCACGGACGATGATGGGACAAGCCGGATCCTTTCGGTTAGCTTTTGCGCCTTTCCCAATGGTGACACCAGCCAGGAACCAGACCGTGAACTGGCAGCTACGATACTGTCTGTTGAGAGTGGAATTATTCGTGCTCAAGTCCCGGATACATGGGAACTTGAATTTGGTGATGAACGCGGAGCATCCATCTGCGTAGAAACATTTGATGGCGATGAGTTTAATTCCGGCAGACTCCGCGGACAATTCGGCTTCAACTACATACCCGATATCGAAGTCGTGAGAATCGGATTCAATCAGGATAACTCCGTTCAGGCCAATCAAGGTTCACTCGAAATTTTTACCAATACCCTATTTGACAGTGAAGTCCGCGATATAGAAGTGCACGTTTTTGATGCTTCAAACAACGACCTTACACCCAACGGTGCTGAAATCATCTCAGTCAACACCAGTTCGATCACAATCAAATTCGACTCCATCGCTCCCAATCTGGATCCCGATGACCCACCGGTAACAATGAGTGCCACCGTCCAGGCCAAAGTAAGGATTCATGATCCGGAGCAAGTCAGTTTCACAGAAGAAGTCCGTCCATTAAACCCGGTCCCATTTAGTTTCACCGTTAATCCAGTCCCTGAACCAATGCTTGGAGGCGGATTGATCATGCAGGTTTCATCACTCTCAAACGTTATTGCTGAAGATGGTGAACTAACTCTGATTGAAGCACTCATCATTGCTTCAGAAGGCATTGCCGGCCTACCTGGAAGAACAGTCCTCGAAGGGCCTGCGATATGCGAAACCCCCTCGGCACTCATTAGTTGTCCTCAGGTAGCTCGCGACTATGATCACATTTTAAACCCCAGTGCGCTCACTCTGGAAAACAATCCAACCGATGAAACGACTCCAACTCAATGGAGTGGTGGCGGCTTGCTGGGCAGGGATCGAATTGTCTTAAACGAAAACTTAAGAGACCTTATCGATGGTGGTACAAACCTTGTCTGGACACCGGATCGTGCGTTGCCTCCACTGACGTCGGGAGATGAAATTCTTCTTTCCGACCTGATAATTGATGGCACAAATGCAGGCTCGTCACCGGCGCTTAGGTTTGACGGTGTTCAAGGAGTCAAGGTGCAGGAGGTAACCTTTCGGAACTTCTCTGGTGATGGCGCCGTCTTCAGTAGCACAAACGTGGACGAACCAAGCACTGACAACTTACTTTTCCGTGTTAACTTCAACAGCATGGGTGGACGGGGTGTCGCTTTTGAAGGTCACGCCAACGCCAACACCCTGCGGGCCGTAAGAGTAAATGGGACAGTCGGAGACGCATTGCTCTTCGATGGCCCCGGCGCTTCCAACAACATCGTTGAGCCCAACATCAGTTTTGATTTTTCAAAATTCAATCAATTCAGCGGATCAACAAGCGGCTATGGAGTTCATGTAAAAGGTGGCGCAACTTCCAATAACATCCGCTTTAATGAAGCATCCAATAATTCCCTTGGTGGCATTCGAATCGATGGCGCAGCCCACAACACAATCCTGGGAGCTGACGAAGGCGCATTTGCCTTTAGCTCAAGTGACAATATTGTCAGCAATAATAGTGGACACGGTATACACATCGCCGGTGACAGTGCCGAGATCCTGATGCGTTATTGTGATATCTACAATAATGCTGGTGACGGAATACGTATCGATGGCGCAGACAGCGTAGGTCACAAAATCATTGGCGTTCGTACGGGTGTTGGCATTGATGAGTTCTTTGAAGAATTTCGCTCACCAAACACAGGCAATGGCCTTTACATTGGTGGCGGAGCAAGCTTCATCTTTATCGGCAGCTCAGAGAAAGAGCGTTTCCCTCCAGGCTTCTTAGGCACAGGTGGTAACGATGATCGCAATTATTTTTATGCGAATGAAAAGAATGGAATCCATATCGAAGGACCCGATTCACACGGCTGCTTTATTCAAACGACTTATGTCGGTGGCTCCACCTTTGGTATCGACCGCACAAACGGTGAAAACAATTTGCTGATCAACAATGGATCACGTGAAAACGAAATCGGTGATATTGCTTCCATGTGGGTAACGATCAGTGAGTCCACTCAAAGTATTATACAGCTGCAACGCACCCTCGCCTGTTCTTTCCGTGGAGCATCAGATGGCGCTGGGATCTTATTGGACAACGCACACGATAACATAATTGTAGGCTGTGACTTCGCTGCAAACAAAGTCGGGATTCACCTGCGTAATGGCTCCAGTGGAAATGAAATTGGAATGCCTGGAGATATTAACGACTTAAACTTTGAGGAGATTGTCCTGGGGAATGTATTTTCACCTGAAGAGTCCACAATCCTCTACCGTCCGTTCAACTTCATCTACTCAAATACCGAGGCCTCGATCTGGGTTGAGGGATCCGGTGCGACAATCGAAGAAGATGGCACCGTCACCAATCCAAATATTTTTGAAGGCAACATGATCGGCATCCGGGATGAACGGCAAGGCTCAGGCAATGTCGTCAATGGTCTTAAAATAACGGGCGCCTCTTATGGAAATATCTTCGGTGGAGACGATCCACTCTCTGCCAATCGATTCAGTGGAGCAAACGAAGCTGGTGTTCTGATAGATGGAGTGAGTTACCCGACACCTGAGCATCGAAATCGCTTCCTCAATAATACATTTATTTTCAACGGGCTCTTCAGGCGTGGCGACTACGATGCGAGAACTTTCACGCCACCAGGCATTGGCTTGCTTCTGCGTAATTGCGACAAAATCATTTTCGGAGAAGACCTGAACACTCCAAATCACTTCAAGAGTAACAACTTTGGAGTCTATCTCGAGAACACAACCAATAGTATTATCCAAGGTAATATTATCGAAGACAGCCGCAACGTTGGTCATGTCATTCGAGGAGGGTCAAATAATCGTGTTGGTGGGTCTCAGGATGAACCAAGTAATTTCTTCATCAACAATGGAGACACCGACTTCACCCGTGATGGTGCACTCATGCTGGCCAGCACCAGTGGCAATCAAGTTGTTGGAAACCTTTTTGGAGAAATTGAAGAAAAGGAACGCACTCCAACTGACCGCAGGCTCGGCAACAAAGGCAGCAGCATCTATCTTTTCAATTCCGCCAACAACATTATCGGTGATCCTTACCAGAATGGTGGCAACACCATCGTCCAGAATGAAGGTCCTGGTATCCATCTGGACGGAAGCGGGTCCATCAATAATCGGATCATCAACAATCGTATCGGCGCATTGAACGAACATGAAATGTCAGCTGATGAAGATTATCTGGCCAATGACGGTATAGGCATAATTCTGGAAAACGGTGCCAGTAATAATACCATTGGTGGGCGTGCCGCCGTCGATATCAAAGGCTCAATGGTTGAGCTGCCAATGCGAAACACGATTGCACGCAGTGGCGGTGCTGGCGTTCAAGTCAATGGTGCCTCAACAACTGGCAACACAATCACTAACAACAGCATTACTGGAAATACCGGATTGGGCATCCAGTTATTAAACGGTGGCAATGGCAACCAGGGAGTTCCGACAACATGCGTCTATGACGGTGAAACGCTCAGCTCAACGACTCCTGATCTCGTAAATGCTCCTCCGGGCAGTATCATCCAGGTCTTTAGCGATTCAGCAAGTGGTTCCGCCGAGGGTTTCAGCTTTATTGGCGAAACAACGGTTCGCGATGATGGAACCTGGGAGGTCAGCGGTTTGAGCTATCTCGGTTTTGCAGGGCTGTCTGTCACAGTTACCAATCCAACCACAGGTTCCACTTCAGGCTTTGGCGAAGTGGCAATCAATCCGCAATACAATATCAGCCGCTCCGACAATGGAACTCCCGGCGCGTCAACTTTTGCCAGTGATCGCACCACTCAAACAGTACTTTCATTGGATGTCGGTGCGCAGAACACACGTGTCACTTTCAGTCGGATGACCTTCACCGCATCCGGGAATATTGACGAATCCGCAATTGTCAACAGTGTGGAGGTTTATTGGGACGCAGATGACAATGGCATCCTTTCGAGTGGCGATGTATTGCTTGGTGGACCTACCACATTTGCATCCAATGATGGAACTGTTGCCGTGGACTTGAACAACCCAACTCTGAATCCGGGAGAAACCCAAACATGGCTGGTTGTCTACAAAATGGCCGATACCATAACCAATGGTGATGACTTGATTTTGGAACTAGCTGCTTCAACGAATGTTGTCGCCACCCTCCCCGCTTCGGGCGTCGCCGCAAGCCCAACTACGGGCAGCACATTCCCAATCACCTCCGACACCCTGACCGCTGGCCCAAGCGCGTATGCAATTTGGGTTGCGGCGAACTTCCCGGGACAGGAAAGCAACCTGGCCATCTCCGGACAAAACGCTGACCCTGATTTGGACAACCGCCTCAACTTGCTTGAGTATGTTCAGGATACTGATCCAAACTCTTCCGATTTTGCAGACTCAGGCCAATTGCTTCTTGTCGGCAACGAGCTCTTCTACGAGTTCACAAGAAAAGAGGGACGGTCGGATTATGACATTCGGCCCAAAGTCATGTTTACGCTGGGTGGCTTTGGATTTGGGCATGATCTATTTGGCGATCCTACCGTCACATCCAATGGCGATGGCACTGAAACTTTGCGCTACAAGGCGCAGCTTGATTTCGCAAATTATGATTCCATCTTCACCGAACTCAATCTGGCGCGCTAG
- a CDS encoding GntR family transcriptional regulator, producing MTRKGRSRQQQIYDVLKREIQRNTYKPGDYLPTVRELAKRFETSITPVYQAVNSLASEGYLSLTQGSGIMMLGPEEGVGNRRKPMIDFLGTTRHFSQNEPPQISRLTTAAADWLLWGLSHSKEVRVSVTHFPFQDDQDFYEALTDSLHSDSEIITFSDPEKLDAEAMRLLSQIHKAGKRIVYLANMVDVPEFDRVRSDFRNGSYALTWHLLEQGHTCLLRFHTSLDNWYETQKEEGFQAAIKDWNQTHSANVVGLRHLSFDENLGVAGIKEEAWSLNELRSIVEQHPVTALLATSDPSVLYLRHAASALGREDLEITGYDLIWSELAQVSGHSEFIKKHSDAVRYSEPPISVEVNAPLLGSELAKLAIQRAMGTVPSKPQVVLVPQKLHTKPELQKLNRIV from the coding sequence ATGACTAGAAAAGGCCGAAGCAGGCAGCAGCAGATTTACGATGTGCTGAAGCGGGAAATACAGCGCAATACCTACAAGCCAGGAGATTATCTCCCTACGGTGCGTGAATTGGCCAAGCGCTTTGAAACCAGTATCACCCCGGTTTATCAGGCCGTGAACAGTTTGGCGAGCGAAGGCTATCTTTCTCTGACTCAGGGCTCAGGTATTATGATGCTGGGGCCGGAAGAGGGTGTTGGGAATCGCCGGAAGCCAATGATCGATTTTTTAGGTACGACCAGGCATTTCAGCCAAAATGAACCGCCTCAGATAAGCCGTCTGACCACAGCAGCGGCGGATTGGCTATTGTGGGGATTGAGCCATTCAAAGGAGGTTCGTGTCTCTGTGACGCATTTTCCTTTCCAGGATGACCAGGATTTCTATGAAGCTTTGACTGACAGCCTTCATTCAGACTCTGAAATCATCACCTTTTCTGATCCGGAAAAGCTCGATGCTGAAGCAATGCGGCTTTTAAGCCAGATACATAAAGCAGGTAAGCGTATTGTTTACCTGGCCAATATGGTGGATGTGCCGGAATTTGATCGAGTAAGAAGCGATTTCCGTAATGGCAGTTATGCTTTGACCTGGCACTTACTGGAGCAAGGGCACACTTGCTTGCTGCGCTTTCATACTTCGCTTGATAACTGGTATGAAACCCAAAAGGAGGAGGGCTTTCAGGCTGCAATTAAGGACTGGAATCAGACGCATTCAGCTAATGTCGTTGGATTGAGACATTTGTCCTTTGACGAAAACCTCGGCGTGGCAGGGATTAAGGAAGAAGCGTGGAGTTTGAATGAACTTCGAAGTATAGTAGAGCAACACCCAGTTACGGCTTTGCTGGCAACATCAGATCCGTCTGTCCTATATCTTCGACATGCGGCAAGTGCATTGGGACGTGAAGATCTTGAGATAACTGGCTATGATTTGATCTGGAGTGAATTAGCACAGGTAAGTGGTCATTCTGAATTTATAAAGAAGCACTCGGATGCTGTTCGATATTCGGAGCCACCAATATCGGTTGAAGTCAACGCTCCACTTTTAGGCAGTGAGCTGGCAAAGCTCGCGATTCAACGCGCAATGGGGACAGTGCCCTCTAAGCCTCAGGTCGTTTTGGTTCCTCAGAAGCTGCATACGAAGCCCGAATTGCAGAAACTTAACCGCATTGTATAG
- a CDS encoding O-acetylhomoserine aminocarboxypropyltransferase/cysteine synthase family protein, which produces MQGIGTKALHAGQEPDGSFGSRAVPVHQTTSYVFRDTEHAANLFALKELGMIYTRIMNPTTDVLEKRIAAMEGGTAGLGFASGSAAITNAILNIAGAGDHIVSVSQLYGGTYNLFHYTLPKLGIEISFIDGNDPENFRKAAKDNTKAFFGETLGNPSLNIFPTAEVAAIGKELGIPLILDNTALSPALCRPIEDGCNIVVHSTTKFIGGHGVAIGGMVVDGGNFDWVASGRFPGFTEPDPSYHGLVHGETFQTFEPFGGINVAFAMKLRLQLLRDMGACPSPQNSFYTLLGVETLELRMQRHSENALRTAEFLKSHNKVAWVNYPGLSDHPHHTNAKKYLSGGFGALLGFGIKGGAEAGANFIDNLKLFSHLANIGDAKSLAIHPATTTHSQLSPEEQTTSGVSDDYVRLSIGIENFEDIQADLEQALAAS; this is translated from the coding sequence ATGCAAGGAATCGGAACTAAAGCACTACACGCCGGGCAAGAACCTGATGGATCATTCGGTTCACGAGCAGTCCCAGTTCACCAGACCACAAGTTACGTCTTTCGCGACACGGAACACGCAGCAAATTTGTTCGCCCTGAAAGAGTTGGGCATGATCTACACACGGATTATGAACCCAACGACCGATGTGCTCGAAAAACGCATCGCGGCGATGGAAGGCGGCACCGCTGGGCTGGGCTTCGCCAGTGGTTCGGCGGCAATCACCAATGCCATCCTGAATATCGCCGGAGCTGGTGACCACATCGTCTCTGTTTCACAGCTCTACGGCGGCACCTACAATCTTTTCCATTACACACTGCCGAAGCTTGGCATAGAGATCAGTTTCATCGATGGAAATGACCCGGAGAACTTCCGCAAAGCGGCAAAGGACAACACCAAGGCTTTCTTTGGAGAAACGCTTGGTAATCCAAGCCTGAATATCTTTCCAACCGCGGAAGTTGCCGCGATCGGTAAGGAGCTCGGCATTCCCCTGATCCTCGACAATACTGCACTCTCCCCTGCCCTCTGCCGCCCGATTGAAGACGGCTGTAATATCGTTGTGCACAGCACCACAAAGTTCATCGGCGGACATGGTGTTGCCATTGGCGGAATGGTTGTCGATGGCGGAAACTTTGATTGGGTCGCAAGCGGGCGCTTTCCCGGATTCACCGAACCAGACCCAAGTTACCATGGTCTCGTCCACGGTGAAACTTTCCAGACCTTCGAACCATTTGGTGGTATCAACGTCGCCTTTGCTATGAAGCTGCGACTGCAACTCCTACGCGACATGGGTGCCTGCCCAAGTCCACAGAACAGCTTCTATACCTTACTTGGAGTTGAGACTCTGGAGCTTCGAATGCAGCGCCACAGTGAAAACGCACTGAGGACCGCTGAGTTCTTAAAGTCCCACAACAAAGTAGCGTGGGTCAATTACCCCGGACTTTCCGATCATCCGCATCATACCAACGCCAAGAAGTACCTCTCCGGCGGATTCGGTGCTCTCCTCGGCTTTGGTATCAAAGGCGGTGCCGAGGCAGGTGCAAACTTCATCGACAATCTCAAGCTCTTCAGCCATCTGGCAAATATAGGCGATGCCAAAAGCCTGGCAATCCATCCAGCAACCACAACCCACAGCCAATTAAGTCCGGAGGAGCAGACAACTTCAGGTGTGAGCGACGACTACGTCCGCCTCTCGATCGGTATTGAGAATTTCGAAGACATCCAGGCTGACTTGGAGCAGGCTTTGGCAGCCAGCTGA
- a CDS encoding AraC family transcriptional regulator, with the protein MIENPANYYTGLDVADRIISRNVLLFERRTRGALQQKIKGALQRKNLAGRMHHRYVLIRSLQTAGVISVDGKALHLKEGAALLMTPYQFHHYIDLAADELHWLFITFELEKGETQLGKLSHQVINPDTKTDLMWSEIANLWVDEHLDNRVELLPILDRLLTRIHSSSKFEPPLTEESLSTKSEWIVRIESLIFQSVREHWSLEEVARRAGLSERHLRNRFEAQMGISLRDHRSNYQLHLAISLMRNQEFSISDIAELSGFNSQSVFTHFIRRMSGQTPRELRARILSGEST; encoded by the coding sequence ATGATCGAGAACCCTGCCAATTACTACACTGGCCTGGACGTTGCGGATCGTATTATTTCACGCAATGTCCTGCTCTTTGAGCGGAGGACAAGGGGCGCGCTTCAGCAAAAGATTAAAGGGGCACTCCAGAGAAAGAATTTAGCGGGTCGAATGCATCACCGCTACGTTCTTATACGGTCACTCCAAACTGCTGGCGTTATCAGTGTTGATGGAAAAGCCCTGCATCTGAAAGAAGGTGCTGCATTATTAATGACACCATATCAGTTTCATCACTATATTGATTTAGCAGCAGATGAGCTTCACTGGCTGTTTATAACCTTCGAGCTCGAGAAAGGAGAGACACAATTAGGAAAGCTAAGTCATCAGGTTATTAATCCGGACACAAAGACAGACCTTATGTGGTCTGAAATTGCGAATTTGTGGGTAGATGAACATCTGGATAATCGTGTTGAGTTACTGCCAATATTAGACCGGTTACTAACTCGTATCCATTCAAGCTCCAAATTCGAACCACCATTAACAGAAGAGTCGCTATCTACAAAAAGTGAATGGATTGTTCGCATCGAAAGCCTCATTTTTCAATCCGTACGTGAGCATTGGTCACTTGAAGAAGTGGCCAGGCGAGCAGGTCTTTCCGAACGTCATCTGCGCAATCGCTTCGAAGCGCAGATGGGGATTTCATTGCGGGACCATCGAAGCAATTACCAACTCCATCTTGCCATCTCATTGATGCGGAATCAGGAATTCAGCATTTCTGACATTGCTGAATTAAGCGGTTTCAACTCTCAGTCTGTGTTTACACATTTCATTCGCCGTATGAGTGGACAGACACCACGTGAGCTCCGGGCCCGAATTTTATCTGGAGAATCTACTTAG